One part of the Terriglobales bacterium genome encodes these proteins:
- the mqnE gene encoding aminofutalosine synthase MqnE, whose protein sequence is MSSTLLANASASRSSARHGFQTDDARLRPVAEKVLAKERLSFEDGVALYRSPDILAIGWLANHVRERLWGDTTFFNVNRHINPTNVCVAACRLCAFGRKKDTNGAYTMALDEAWQTAASGYSEAVTEFHIVGGLHPDLPFQYFLDLIAGLKQRFPQVHLKAFTMVEVAFLAKRAKLTIRETLEALKAAGVDSLPGGGAEIFNDRVRRVICDHKIDGDQWLDTARTAHELGLKSNCTMLYGHVENEEDRVDHLVRLRNLQDETHGFQTFIPLAFHPDNTPLQHLPKTTGMSDIKQIAIGRLMLDNIPHIKAYWQMLTPKIAQISLRFGADDLDGTVIEEKIYHDAGATTPQGMRRQELERLIREAGRVPVERDTLYRPVVRTEDSFTVAV, encoded by the coding sequence ATGTCCAGTACGCTTTTGGCCAACGCTTCAGCCTCACGTTCTTCTGCCCGTCATGGCTTTCAAACGGACGATGCCCGCCTGCGTCCTGTTGCCGAAAAAGTGCTTGCCAAAGAACGGCTGAGCTTTGAGGACGGAGTCGCGCTTTATCGCTCGCCGGATATTCTGGCAATTGGATGGTTAGCCAATCATGTACGCGAGCGATTGTGGGGCGACACTACGTTTTTCAACGTAAACCGCCATATCAATCCCACGAATGTTTGTGTTGCGGCCTGCCGACTGTGCGCGTTCGGGCGAAAAAAGGATACCAATGGCGCTTACACCATGGCGCTCGATGAAGCTTGGCAGACTGCAGCATCTGGATACTCGGAGGCGGTTACCGAGTTCCACATCGTGGGAGGATTGCATCCCGATCTGCCATTTCAGTATTTCCTGGATCTGATTGCCGGGCTGAAGCAGCGCTTTCCGCAAGTTCACCTGAAGGCCTTCACCATGGTCGAAGTGGCTTTCCTGGCAAAGCGCGCAAAGCTCACGATTCGCGAGACGCTGGAGGCACTTAAGGCTGCTGGGGTAGATTCTTTGCCTGGTGGGGGCGCCGAAATATTCAATGACCGCGTACGCCGTGTGATCTGCGATCACAAGATTGACGGCGATCAGTGGCTTGACACTGCCCGTACTGCTCACGAGCTTGGGCTCAAGTCGAACTGCACGATGCTCTACGGACACGTTGAGAATGAAGAGGATCGCGTCGATCATTTGGTGCGCTTGCGCAACCTGCAGGATGAGACGCACGGCTTTCAGACGTTCATTCCGTTGGCGTTTCATCCAGACAATACGCCCCTTCAACATTTGCCGAAGACTACCGGCATGTCGGACATCAAGCAGATTGCGATCGGACGCCTGATGCTCGACAACATTCCGCATATCAAGGCGTACTGGCAGATGCTCACGCCGAAGATTGCGCAGATCTCGCTTCGTTTTGGCGCTGACGATCTGGATGGCACAGTGATCGAAGAAAAGATCTACCACGACGCCGGAGCTACCACGCCGCAGGGCATGAGGCGGCAAGAGTTAGAACGTCTGATTCGTGAAGCCGGACGCGTTCCCGTGGAGCGCGACACCTTGTATCGGCCCGTGGTACGTACAGAAGACTCGTTCACGGTCGCGGTGTAG
- a CDS encoding sigma factor-like helix-turn-helix DNA-binding protein: MNVHFSYKASKKTDTEREIKLQTEKLAKRLQVFRPDLVHLHGIVAESSTKGGGITVSLNLRLPSGQMATQSTAPTAVGAIKSSFHDLIHQLNAHKDLLRNRHQWRRASKEHRRVPFEETVASVTNGGPTPGVTLASRDIDQYVATELPRLNRFIDRELRYREVTGLLQPNLVKREEVVDEAIATALSGEEQRPEKVSVERWLYGLALSAISAVASRNGEETGTVHLELPAGKPNVSGTDDAYLQFHQPDDRLSTEDVLPNRDISTPEAVALSDEFIDQVEKALTGVHPQQREAFTLFAIEGFTVEEIAEVSKRDPGEIKKSIKAARDLVDHKLPNGNALKKHLLNSSQVA; the protein is encoded by the coding sequence ATGAACGTCCACTTCAGCTACAAAGCCTCGAAGAAGACAGACACAGAGCGAGAAATCAAACTACAGACCGAGAAGCTCGCCAAACGCCTGCAGGTGTTTCGGCCGGACCTTGTGCATCTGCACGGAATTGTCGCCGAGAGTTCAACCAAAGGCGGAGGCATTACTGTATCTCTCAACCTGCGCTTGCCTTCTGGACAGATGGCCACTCAAAGCACTGCGCCAACCGCAGTGGGCGCCATTAAGAGCAGTTTCCACGACCTTATCCATCAGCTCAACGCGCATAAGGATCTGCTGCGCAATCGTCACCAGTGGCGCAGAGCCTCGAAGGAGCATCGCCGAGTGCCCTTCGAGGAGACGGTTGCTTCAGTTACGAATGGCGGACCCACTCCAGGCGTGACTCTCGCAAGCCGCGATATCGATCAATATGTAGCCACAGAGCTCCCTCGCCTCAACCGATTTATCGACCGCGAGCTGCGCTATCGCGAAGTAACCGGCCTGTTGCAACCCAATCTGGTAAAGCGCGAAGAAGTAGTCGATGAAGCGATTGCCACGGCCCTTTCCGGCGAAGAGCAACGTCCGGAGAAAGTGTCGGTTGAGCGTTGGCTCTACGGCCTAGCCCTAAGTGCGATCTCGGCTGTGGCCTCGCGCAATGGGGAGGAGACCGGAACCGTGCACCTCGAGTTGCCCGCAGGGAAGCCCAATGTGAGCGGCACTGACGATGCCTACCTGCAGTTCCATCAGCCTGACGATCGGCTCAGCACCGAAGACGTTTTGCCGAACCGCGACATCAGTACTCCCGAAGCCGTAGCGCTCTCGGACGAATTTATCGATCAAGTAGAAAAAGCGCTCACCGGAGTTCATCCACAACAACGTGAGGCCTTTACTTTATTCGCCATCGAAGGCTTTACTGTGGAGGAAATCGCCGAGGTCTCAAAGCGCGATCCAGGAGAGATCAAGAAATCCATTAAGGCTGCTCGCGATCTCGTTGACCACAAGCTTCCGAATGGGAACGCTCTCAAGAAGCATCTGCTGAACAGTTCGCAGGTTGCGTAA
- a CDS encoding N(4)-(beta-N-acetylglucosaminyl)-L-asparaginase: MGVSRRQFLSNAAVTTASLAIGGDAIVQAQNGNQSSTQSSQSRELPKPKQPVIITKVTGKQSIDQAWQMLKDGQDTLEAVLLVCKAQEDDPNDQTVGLGGLPNEEGVVELDSSCMHGPTRKAGSVGGVRNIKNVCLVARDVMRHTGHVMLCGEGAERFAVSMGHPRENLLTEPSRKMWLLWKETNSTQDWWGPGPDDTRWKTPESPQITLERKRKKLIEMAADFGLEPELRERAAEYILFPPTGTIHVSVVNEKGEMSGATTTSGLAWKLPGRLGDSPIIGAGCYCDQDVGSAGATGSGEENIKVAGAHTIVENMRHGMSPREAGMDALQRIVRNYDHDMNRLRYVEMVYYILRRDGQYAGVSLWSNNPSGKPLRFAVHDGTSRLEQTVALLQGNSISWPAEPKPVEEKR, translated from the coding sequence ATGGGCGTTTCCCGCAGGCAGTTCCTTTCGAATGCCGCTGTTACAACTGCATCTCTTGCCATCGGTGGCGACGCAATCGTTCAAGCTCAAAATGGGAATCAGTCTTCGACACAGTCGTCCCAGTCCAGAGAACTGCCTAAGCCAAAACAGCCAGTAATCATCACCAAGGTCACCGGCAAGCAATCCATAGATCAGGCCTGGCAGATGCTGAAGGATGGCCAGGACACGCTCGAGGCAGTGTTGCTGGTCTGTAAGGCGCAGGAAGACGATCCCAATGATCAAACAGTCGGACTCGGCGGGCTTCCTAATGAAGAGGGCGTTGTGGAGCTTGACTCCTCTTGCATGCATGGTCCCACGCGCAAAGCTGGGTCAGTGGGAGGAGTAAGGAATATCAAGAATGTTTGTTTGGTGGCGCGCGATGTGATGCGTCACACGGGACACGTAATGCTCTGCGGAGAAGGCGCGGAGCGCTTCGCGGTGTCAATGGGACATCCGCGCGAGAACCTATTGACGGAACCCTCCCGCAAGATGTGGCTTCTGTGGAAGGAGACCAATTCAACTCAGGACTGGTGGGGACCGGGTCCTGATGACACCCGCTGGAAAACGCCTGAATCGCCGCAAATCACTCTGGAGCGCAAGCGGAAGAAGCTGATCGAGATGGCCGCTGACTTCGGACTCGAGCCTGAGCTGCGTGAGCGAGCTGCAGAGTACATCTTGTTCCCACCGACCGGCACGATCCATGTCTCGGTAGTGAATGAAAAGGGCGAGATGTCTGGCGCCACCACGACGAGTGGTTTGGCATGGAAGCTACCTGGCCGGCTTGGCGATTCGCCCATCATCGGTGCGGGCTGCTATTGCGATCAGGATGTAGGTTCAGCAGGCGCCACTGGCAGCGGAGAGGAAAACATCAAGGTGGCCGGCGCTCACACGATTGTAGAGAACATGCGTCACGGCATGTCGCCGCGAGAGGCAGGAATGGATGCGCTGCAGCGGATCGTGCGCAATTACGACCACGACATGAATCGTCTCCGCTATGTAGAGATGGTGTACTACATTCTTCGACGCGACGGTCAATATGCAGGCGTCAGCTTGTGGAGCAATAACCCCTCGGGTAAGCCCCTGCGCTTCGCTGTTCATGATGGAACCTCGCGCCTGGAGCAGACGGTGGCCTTACTGCAAGGAAATTCGATCTCCTGGCCAGCAGAGCCGAAGCCTGTTGAGGAGAAACGCTGA
- a CDS encoding SDR family oxidoreductase gives MVTGGARRIGREIALTLARAGADVALTYLSSPQEAIETAAQINALGVHGVAVRCDLRDAKAIPNSARQAIDQLGKLDLLVNNAGAYQTRSFGEISVEEWDQMFAVNVRSAFLMTQTCAHELRSRHGRIINIGSLGGIRPWATHAHYCASKAALHMLTQTSAKALAPDVCVNCVAPGMIDQGESERGSETLKHFAEKTPMQRNGNAMEVAQGVLFFATCPEFITGQILAVDGGLGLA, from the coding sequence CTGGTCACGGGCGGGGCACGTAGGATCGGCCGCGAGATAGCACTTACACTGGCTCGTGCCGGGGCAGATGTCGCCCTCACTTATCTCAGTTCACCGCAGGAAGCGATCGAAACCGCGGCCCAAATTAATGCTCTCGGTGTGCACGGCGTCGCCGTGCGCTGCGATCTGCGCGACGCAAAGGCGATCCCCAACAGTGCGCGACAGGCGATAGACCAACTTGGGAAGCTCGACTTGCTCGTCAACAACGCGGGTGCGTATCAGACTCGAAGCTTCGGCGAGATTTCGGTCGAGGAGTGGGATCAGATGTTTGCCGTGAATGTTCGCAGTGCGTTTCTCATGACGCAAACATGTGCTCATGAACTTCGCAGCCGCCATGGCCGAATCATCAACATCGGATCGCTTGGCGGCATTCGCCCATGGGCCACCCATGCTCACTATTGTGCTTCAAAAGCGGCACTGCATATGCTCACCCAAACGTCGGCCAAGGCGCTGGCTCCGGACGTGTGCGTAAATTGCGTGGCTCCCGGCATGATCGATCAGGGCGAATCCGAAAGGGGAAGCGAGACCCTGAAGCATTTTGCCGAGAAGACTCCCATGCAAAGAAACGGCAACGCAATGGAGGTCGCACAAGGAGTCTTGTTTTTTGCCACGTGTCCAGAGTTCATTACCGGCCAGATACTGGCGGTAGATGGCGGACTGGGGCTGGCTTAG
- a CDS encoding thiamine pyrophosphate-dependent enzyme, translated as MTHLIATSVSRPEEHHPPIISAEKLKQLYTLMVRLSSCEQKRKGARGKRRALYFGVACEVAAVIDLRSGDAVATLASQHIGQLACDESSINGTDEKTTATGWSVLEDGSRERLAIAAGVALAYRIQHQDNVVIAFASLREIARAVDSVRLAQQQSLPIIYLEKVGTNVRKSGPTPHHLPTIPVDHGDGVAVYRVAHEAIDKARRGAGPTLIQCIENDSHEARNRLKSQRADPIAYMEHYLRKQNIWSDELRR; from the coding sequence ATGACGCATTTGATCGCTACCTCCGTAAGTCGTCCAGAAGAGCATCACCCTCCAATAATCTCCGCCGAGAAGCTGAAGCAACTGTACACGCTGATGGTTCGCTTAAGCTCCTGCGAGCAGAAACGGAAAGGCGCGAGGGGAAAGAGGCGAGCGCTCTACTTTGGCGTAGCGTGCGAAGTTGCGGCTGTCATTGACCTTCGATCTGGCGACGCGGTTGCAACGCTTGCCAGTCAACATATCGGTCAGCTTGCCTGCGATGAATCCTCAATTAACGGAACAGATGAGAAAACCACCGCGACTGGGTGGAGTGTGCTTGAAGATGGCTCTCGAGAGCGTCTCGCGATTGCGGCCGGTGTCGCACTCGCATATCGGATACAGCACCAAGACAATGTGGTAATTGCCTTTGCTTCGCTGCGTGAAATTGCTCGCGCAGTTGATTCTGTTCGGTTGGCTCAGCAACAGAGTCTACCCATCATCTACCTGGAAAAGGTCGGCACAAACGTTCGCAAATCGGGGCCAACACCACACCATCTTCCCACGATCCCGGTAGACCACGGTGACGGAGTCGCTGTCTACCGAGTGGCACACGAGGCTATTGATAAGGCCCGCAGAGGTGCGGGTCCAACACTGATTCAATGCATCGAAAACGATAGTCACGAGGCGAGAAACCGCCTCAAAAGTCAGCGCGCCGATCCTATCGCTTACATGGAGCACTACTTGCGCAAGCAAAACATTTGGAGCGATGAACTCCGCCGCTAA
- a CDS encoding TlyA family RNA methyltransferase, producing MKLRLDKLLLERGLAPSRERAQALILAGRVLVNEQKVEKPGISVASDAALRVLGDDLRYVSRGGLKLERALAYWKIDLHSKVCLDVGASTGGFTDCMLQHGAAHVIAVDTGYGQIDARLRQDSRVTLLEKTNARYLAAEQLPLRADFLAMDVSFISATLVIPAVVAAIRGKSACMSLETVVLVKPQFEAGRELIGKGGIVRDEKVQLAALERVKQAVIKLGGSDTDSIDSPILGTEGNREFLLHSRFA from the coding sequence ATGAAGCTTCGACTCGACAAACTGCTGCTGGAGCGCGGTCTGGCTCCTTCGCGCGAGCGCGCTCAGGCACTGATTCTTGCGGGTCGCGTGCTGGTCAATGAGCAGAAAGTAGAGAAGCCGGGAATCTCCGTCGCAAGCGACGCTGCACTGCGCGTGCTCGGTGACGATCTTCGCTACGTGAGCCGCGGTGGGCTCAAACTTGAGCGCGCTCTTGCGTATTGGAAAATCGATCTGCACAGCAAAGTCTGTCTCGATGTAGGAGCTTCTACTGGAGGCTTCACGGATTGCATGCTTCAGCATGGCGCTGCCCACGTGATCGCCGTCGATACTGGTTACGGTCAAATCGATGCGCGGCTCAGGCAGGATTCACGCGTGACATTGCTGGAGAAGACGAACGCTCGCTATCTCGCCGCGGAGCAGTTGCCGCTGAGGGCAGATTTCCTTGCGATGGACGTCTCGTTCATTTCGGCGACCCTGGTAATTCCGGCAGTGGTCGCAGCGATCCGTGGCAAGAGCGCATGTATGAGCCTTGAAACTGTCGTGCTAGTGAAGCCGCAATTTGAAGCGGGACGGGAGTTGATTGGGAAAGGGGGCATCGTGCGGGATGAGAAGGTGCAGCTCGCAGCACTTGAGCGTGTGAAGCAGGCGGTCATCAAACTGGGCGGAAGCGACACTGACTCAATCGACTCGCCGATCCTCGGCACAGAAGGCAACCGGGAATTCTTGTTACACTCACGATTCGCCTGA
- a CDS encoding NAD(+)/NADH kinase → MPSAAIISKPNRPELKELVSGIVDWLERHGYQVVLDLDSSSHVSGCKCASREQLHNYKLDFAVVLGGDGTLLAAARALAHAEVPLLAVNLGSLGFLTEVPLAELYEHLESITKQCCVVDERSMLQCRLIRGEKIVHECEALNDVVMKATAARLADFELTINGYHVTNYKADALIVATPTGSTAYSLAAGGPILAPGVKALVITPVSPHSLTHRPIVVEESSKVAVTLSVGHEEGFLTTDGQVSIPIQSGDRVECERAKYRVKLLRQQNGQKFFDVLRTKLHWGER, encoded by the coding sequence ATGCCCTCTGCTGCCATCATCTCCAAACCTAACCGGCCAGAGCTGAAGGAATTGGTTTCCGGAATTGTTGACTGGCTTGAACGGCATGGATACCAGGTTGTGCTTGATCTGGACTCCTCGAGCCATGTCTCAGGCTGCAAGTGTGCGTCGCGAGAGCAACTGCACAACTACAAGCTTGATTTTGCAGTGGTGCTCGGTGGTGATGGGACCCTGCTTGCGGCGGCGCGGGCACTGGCTCATGCCGAAGTGCCTCTCCTTGCCGTGAATCTGGGCTCTCTGGGATTCCTGACAGAGGTTCCCCTTGCCGAACTTTACGAGCATCTGGAGAGCATCACCAAACAGTGCTGCGTGGTTGACGAGCGCTCGATGCTTCAGTGCCGGCTCATCCGCGGGGAAAAGATTGTGCATGAATGCGAAGCTCTGAACGATGTCGTGATGAAGGCGACCGCCGCACGCCTCGCGGACTTCGAACTCACCATCAACGGCTATCACGTGACCAATTACAAGGCCGACGCGCTGATTGTGGCGACTCCTACGGGATCGACTGCATACTCTCTCGCTGCCGGCGGCCCGATCCTGGCTCCGGGTGTGAAGGCTCTGGTGATTACTCCGGTTTCGCCGCACTCCCTTACACATCGGCCCATTGTCGTCGAGGAGAGTTCCAAGGTCGCAGTCACTCTCTCTGTCGGGCATGAGGAAGGCTTCCTCACGACCGATGGACAGGTGAGCATTCCCATCCAAAGCGGAGATCGCGTGGAATGTGAGCGTGCGAAATATCGTGTGAAGCTCTTGCGACAGCAGAATGGGCAAAAGTTTTTCGATGTCCTGCGCACCAAACTGCATTGGGGAGAACGATAG